The following proteins are encoded in a genomic region of Enterocloster clostridioformis:
- the ltrA gene encoding group II intron reverse transcriptase/maturase has protein sequence MDTSSLMEQILSRDNLNAAYLQVVRNKGAAGVDGMTVEELGAYLSENGENIKEQLRTRKYKPKPVRRVEIPKPDGGTRNLGVPTAVDRFVQQAVAQVLTPIFEEQFHDHSYGFRPKRCAQQAVLKALEMMNDGHNWIVDIDLAKFFDTVDHDKLMTIFGRTIKDGDVISVVRKILVSGVMIDDEYEDTVVGTPQGGNISPLLANIMLNELDKELEARRLDFVRYADDLIIMVGSRQAAERVMKSVARFIEEKLGLKVNAEKSRVDKPKGIKYLGFGFYYDSFAKGYKARPHPKAAAKFKAQMKKYTSRSWGVGNGYKIGKLNRLIRGWINYFKIGSMKRLCAKMDGQIRYRLRMCIWKHWKTPKNREKNLIKLGLPPNAAHGISYAKGYARVCRSWNLHICISKERLAKFGLVSMEDYYAEKAVTC, from the coding sequence ATGGACACAAGCAGTCTCATGGAGCAGATATTAAGCAGGGATAATCTAAATGCGGCGTATCTGCAAGTCGTAAGGAATAAAGGAGCGGCAGGCGTGGACGGGATGACCGTTGAAGAACTTGGCGCATATCTTTCGGAAAACGGCGAAAACATTAAGGAACAGTTGCGGACGAGGAAGTATAAGCCGAAGCCAGTCCGCAGGGTGGAGATACCCAAACCCGATGGTGGTACAAGAAATCTTGGAGTGCCAACAGCAGTAGACCGCTTTGTACAGCAGGCGGTGGCACAGGTGCTTACCCCGATATTTGAGGAGCAGTTTCACGACCACAGCTATGGATTCAGACCCAAGCGGTGTGCACAGCAGGCAGTCCTTAAAGCATTGGAAATGATGAATGACGGACACAACTGGATAGTGGATATCGACCTAGCGAAATTCTTTGACACAGTAGACCATGACAAGCTGATGACGATTTTCGGACGGACAATAAAGGACGGAGATGTCATATCGGTGGTAAGAAAGATTCTGGTCAGCGGCGTAATGATTGATGATGAGTATGAAGATACGGTAGTCGGCACACCGCAGGGTGGAAATATCTCGCCGCTGTTAGCAAATATCATGTTAAATGAGCTGGACAAAGAACTGGAAGCAAGGAGGCTGGATTTCGTCCGGTATGCAGATGACCTTATTATAATGGTCGGGAGCAGACAGGCGGCAGAGCGGGTAATGAAGAGCGTGGCTCGGTTTATAGAGGAAAAGCTTGGACTGAAAGTGAACGCGGAAAAGAGCAGGGTTGATAAACCAAAGGGCATTAAGTATCTGGGGTTTGGATTTTACTATGACTCATTTGCCAAAGGGTACAAAGCCAGACCACACCCGAAAGCGGCAGCAAAGTTCAAGGCGCAGATGAAGAAATATACAAGCAGGAGCTGGGGAGTGGGCAATGGTTATAAAATTGGGAAACTCAACCGGCTTATCCGAGGGTGGATAAATTATTTCAAAATCGGAAGCATGAAAAGGCTGTGCGCAAAAATGGACGGACAGATTCGGTATCGACTGCGCATGTGCATATGGAAACACTGGAAAACGCCAAAGAACAGGGAAAAGAATCTTATCAAACTTGGTCTGCCGCCAAATGCGGCACATGGCATTTCATATGCCAAAGGATATGCCAGAGTGTGCAGAAGCTGGAATCTCCACATTTGTATCAGTAAAGAGAGACTAGCTAAGTTTGGTCTTGTATCCATGGAAGACTACTACGCCGAAAAGGCTGTTACATGTTAA
- a CDS encoding LysR family transcriptional regulator substrate-binding protein, with protein MYTIHDDYAIMTMVEAGLGISILAELILHRTNYRIALRPTDPPIYRTIAIGYKDVHSLPIASKRFIEYLQAHIHELP; from the coding sequence TTGTATACGATCCATGATGATTACGCGATTATGACCATGGTGGAGGCGGGATTGGGGATCAGTATTTTGGCAGAACTGATCCTTCACCGGACCAATTACCGGATCGCCCTGCGGCCGACAGACCCGCCCATTTACCGCACCATCGCCATCGGATACAAGGACGTCCACAGCCTTCCCATCGCCAGCAAACGGTTTATCGAATATTTGCAGGCACATATTCATGAGCTTCCTTAA